The genomic interval TCCATAGCGTCATCGCCATCCCGCAATTGGTTTATCACCAATTGTTCAATGGCATCTCGTGGGGGCACGCTTGTAGGAAACTCGTATAGCTGATCCGTGAGTTCCTGAACGCGAATGACCACAAATTGCACCAATGCGTCTTCCCGAGAAGGGAAGTAGTTATGAAAAGTCCTGGGGGAGACCCCGGCTGCAGCTGCAATGGCCGCAACCGTGAACGCCTCAGGGCCTTCCATCAAGGCGATCTCCGCAGCAGCACGTGACAATGCTGTCCGCGTAGCAGCCTTTTTTGTTTCTCTAAGCCCCGACACCTACATTTTCCTTCAGTTCCTCGGTGCGAGCCTCATGTAGTTCACTAAGACCCTCACCTTCAACATCAACGTTGGGAAGAATCTTATCCAACCACTTAGGTAGCCACCAAGCCTTGTCATCAAGCAGGAACATTGTTGCAGGGATAATCATCATGCGAACAACGAAGGCATCGAAGAACACAGCAACGGCCAGAGCAAAGCCCATGGTCTTAATAAACGCCATGTCCTGCGCTATGAATGCCGCGAACACAGACACCATGATCAGCGCCGCAGCAGTGACCACGCGGGCACCGTGCTTGAAACCATTCGACGTTGCGTTGCCCGCAGTCTTGCCCTTGGTGAAGCCCTCACGCATACGAGTAACGAGGAAGATCTGGTAATCCATGGCCAGACCAAATACCAGGCCGATGAGCATGATCGGCAAGAAGGACAGCAGTGGCTGAGGATCGTCGATGATGCCGAAAGCACCTTCTTGGAAGATCGCCACGGTAGCACCAAAGGTAGCCAGAACTGACAAGCCAAAGCCCAGAGCCGCGATCAATGGGACCCAAATGGACCGGAACACGAGCAACAGCACGAGGAACGCTAGAACCAAAACGATCAGAACGTAAGGAACCAGGACGTCGCCGAGGCGAGCAGAGATGTCATCGTAAATTGGGGTGACGCCAGTAATGCCATACGTCGCGCCGGTGTCATCAGCGAAGGTCTCAGCATCTGCACGAAGAGTTGCGAGAGTCTCAGAGGTGCGCTCATCGATCGCATCAAATTCTGGGGTAATCAGGATCTGCGCGGTATCGAAATTCTCCGTGGTCTGAGTGATCTGAGCATTCTTCACACCATCAGTGTTCAAGAATTGCTCCACCGCCTGTCCAAACACCAATGGGCGTTCTTCCTCAGGGACGTCGGTTGCGTCGATAAGCGCAATCATGGGCGCGTTGCGGCCCGGGCCGAACGCATCTGCCGTCATGTCATACGCCGTGCGCGGCGCGGTGCCCAGCGTGGAGGTGCCATCAGTCGGCATGGCCAGGCGCATATTGGTCGCAGGAATTGCGATTGCACCAAGCAAAACGACGCCAACCAGCAGGTAAGCCACCGGCATCTTGCGCACAAGGCGGACCCACTTCAGACCCATCGTTGGCTTCTCGTCCTCAGGATCCGGAACCTTAGGTCCAGGCACGCGTGCTGCGAAGATGCGAGTGCCAAGCAGGCCAAGCAGAGCTGGGAGGAAGGACAGAGCAACCAGAACTGCGATGGCAACGGTGATTGCGGCAGCAATGGCCATCACGGTTAGAAATGGAATATTAATGATCGACAGAGCAACCAGAGCGATCAGCACCGTGGTACCCGCGAATACAACCGCAGAACCCGCAGTGCCCACAGCCATTCCCATCGCATGCGCACGAGCAGCCAACGGCATGGTGCGCAGACGCTCAGCCAATTCCTTTGGCTCCAGATCATTAGCGCCAGTCTGAGAAATCAACTCATTGCGGAAACGGGACACGATAAATAGCGCGTAGTCGATACCGACAGCCAGACCAATCATCGACGCCAGGGTAGGAGTCATGTCATTGACCGAATCAGTAAACGCCGTGGCTAACTGAATGCCCATGATGCCGATTCCGACACCAATGATTGCAGAGATCAGCGGCATACCGGCAGCGATGAACGAACCGAAGGTCACGATAAGAACGACCGCAGCCACCAGCAGGCCGATGAGCTCAGAGGTCATGTCCAAGCTGGTTGCAGCTGCGCCAAACACGTTGCCGTTGTAGACAACAGTCAGATCGCCGTCATCGTATTCATCAAGAATATTGGTGACCTTCTCACGATCCTCTGCGGATATATCCATGGCAGAATCTGCATCAAAAGTCATCGAGATGATGCCGGTAGTCTCATCTGCACTCAGTGGACTAATCGACTCAATATCTGCGGCGATCTTCTCCGCAGGTACACCCTGAGCCTCCAGGGCTGGGGTCATCTGAGCAGCCACACCCTGCGCAGCCAACACAGGATCCACAACGGAATCAGCATCCTTCAGCACACCAGTCGCCCGAACCTCATCAAGCATCTGGTTTACTTCAGCCCCAACCTCAGGATCAGTGAGGGTCTTGCCTTCCGGTGCCTGAATGACGACAGAACCAGTGGGAGCCGATGTTGCATCATCCGAACCAGGGAAACGCTCCTGCATCTTCTCCATGGTCGTGACAGAATCAAGACCAGGGATAGAGAAGCTACTCGACGTTGGCTTGGCATACAGCCCCGCCAGCGTCGTGATACCTATGAGAATCACGAGCCAGACCGCAAGAAACGGCCATTTCTTTTGATAGGCCGTGGAGCCTAACTTATACAGGAATTTCGCCACGATTATCCTTTAATCTAGGAGTTGACTGTTCTTCTGGGCTTTCCAATTATTCGGACGGAGTCCCTTTAGGAATTTTTCAGCCTGAATGCAATTTTGCACAACGAGCGCAAGTTTAGCTTTGGGTGTGGTGTTGAT from Corynebacterium glutamicum ATCC 13032 carries:
- a CDS encoding TetR/AcrR family transcriptional regulator; amino-acid sequence: MSGLRETKKAATRTALSRAAAEIALMEGPEAFTVAAIAAAAGVSPRTFHNYFPSREDALVQFVVIRVQELTDQLYEFPTSVPPRDAIEQLVINQLRDGDDAMDSFSAMFRIGEILENLDPIKCVIDKERLIAPLLEFMVERDKDLDKFDAATLIHLHAAAIATSLHTFYQASEPRDIEDGVALIRRACAWIKK
- a CDS encoding MMPL family transporter, with translation MAKFLYKLGSTAYQKKWPFLAVWLVILIGITTLAGLYAKPTSSSFSIPGLDSVTTMEKMQERFPGSDDATSAPTGSVVIQAPEGKTLTDPEVGAEVNQMLDEVRATGVLKDADSVVDPVLAAQGVAAQMTPALEAQGVPAEKIAADIESISPLSADETTGIISMTFDADSAMDISAEDREKVTNILDEYDDGDLTVVYNGNVFGAAATSLDMTSELIGLLVAAVVLIVTFGSFIAAGMPLISAIIGVGIGIMGIQLATAFTDSVNDMTPTLASMIGLAVGIDYALFIVSRFRNELISQTGANDLEPKELAERLRTMPLAARAHAMGMAVGTAGSAVVFAGTTVLIALVALSIINIPFLTVMAIAAAITVAIAVLVALSFLPALLGLLGTRIFAARVPGPKVPDPEDEKPTMGLKWVRLVRKMPVAYLLVGVVLLGAIAIPATNMRLAMPTDGTSTLGTAPRTAYDMTADAFGPGRNAPMIALIDATDVPEEERPLVFGQAVEQFLNTDGVKNAQITQTTENFDTAQILITPEFDAIDERTSETLATLRADAETFADDTGATYGITGVTPIYDDISARLGDVLVPYVLIVLVLAFLVLLLVFRSIWVPLIAALGFGLSVLATFGATVAIFQEGAFGIIDDPQPLLSFLPIMLIGLVFGLAMDYQIFLVTRMREGFTKGKTAGNATSNGFKHGARVVTAAALIMVSVFAAFIAQDMAFIKTMGFALAVAVFFDAFVVRMMIIPATMFLLDDKAWWLPKWLDKILPNVDVEGEGLSELHEARTEELKENVGVGA